Within the Streptomyces sp. NBC_00353 genome, the region ACCGTGACCTGCACCCCCGTCGCCACGCCCGCCGGTCTCCCCGCGAACGGCAGGAGCAAGAACAAGAACGGCAGGAACAAGGGGAGCGAAGGCGGTGTCCTTTTGTACGCCGCCGATGTCACCGACCACGCCGAAGCGGCCGAGCGCCTGCGTACCAGCGAACGCCGCCACCGCGAAACGGCCGTCACCCTCCAGCGCTCCCTGCTCCCGCAGGAGCTGGAGCAGCCCGACGACCTGCGGATCGCCGCCACGTACCAGCCCGGCGGCACGGACGCGGCGGTCGGCGGCGACTGGTACGACGTCATCACTCTCGGCGCGGGCCGCACCGCCCTCGTCATCGGAGACGTGATGGGCCGCGGGGTGCGCGCCGCCGCGGTGATGGGCCAGCTCCGCACGGCCGTGCGCGCCTACGCCCGTCTCGACCTCCCGCCGCACGAGGTGCTCCAGCTGCTCGACGGGCTCGCCGCGGAGATCGACGCCAGCCAGATCGCCACCTGCGCCTACGCGGTCCACGATCCGAACGAGGGCCGGCTCGTCTACGCCTCCGCCGGCCACCTCCCGATCCTCGTGCGCGACCAGGACGGCACGGTCCACCGTGCAGAGGACCCGACCGGACCGCCACTCGGCACCGGTGGCTGGATCCACACCTCCGGCACGATCGCGCTGCCGCCCGGCTCCACCGCCGTCCTCTACACGGACGGTCTCGTCGAACGCCGCAGCGAGGACATCGACGAAGGGGTCGCCGCCCTGGAGCGCGCCCTCTCCGGTGCCAAGGGGTCCCCGCAGGTGGTCTGCGACCGTCTGATCCGCTCCCTCGGAGTCACGGCCGAACACGACGACGACGTGGCCGTGCTGGTGGTCCAGCACCCGGCCCGCACAGGGACGAACGCGGAGCTTTTCCACAACGCCTCGCTCGATCTGCTCGGCGGCATCGAAGCGGCCCCGCGCGCCCGCGCCTTCGCGACCGGCGTCCTCACGTCGTGGCGCTTCCCGGTCGAGCTGTGCGATCTGGGCGTCCTGGCCGCCAGCGAACTGGTGGCGAACTCCCTCCAGCACGGAACCCCGCCGATGCGCCTGGGCCTGCGCCGCACCGACCGCCGCCTGATCATCGAGGTGACCGACGGCGACGACCACCTGCCGCGCCGCCGCCGCGCCGAACCGGCGGACGAGTCGGGCCGCGGCATCTCCATCGTCGCGACGATCGCCTCGTCCTGGGGCAGCCGCCGCACACCGGGCGGCGGCAAAGCGGTCTGGTGCGAG harbors:
- a CDS encoding ATP-binding SpoIIE family protein phosphatase, translated to MNFTRWSARLPGTRRAAARDDRSSVPAARAEYARPEPGSGPADGDTPEASPGASVEISEEIAGLTSGRPAEQLSGPALLEDLSAREILGRLPALVALVHGPDHRIAYVNDAYAAAFGPRPTGATAAEVMPELDELSLLPLMDQVLRSGTPRTVKSRKVRSGNSYTVTCTPVATPAGLPANGRSKNKNGRNKGSEGGVLLYAADVTDHAEAAERLRTSERRHRETAVTLQRSLLPQELEQPDDLRIAATYQPGGTDAAVGGDWYDVITLGAGRTALVIGDVMGRGVRAAAVMGQLRTAVRAYARLDLPPHEVLQLLDGLAAEIDASQIATCAYAVHDPNEGRLVYASAGHLPILVRDQDGTVHRAEDPTGPPLGTGGWIHTSGTIALPPGSTAVLYTDGLVERRSEDIDEGVAALERALSGAKGSPQVVCDRLIRSLGVTAEHDDDVAVLVVQHPARTGTNAELFHNASLDLLGGIEAAPRARAFATGVLTSWRFPVELCDLGVLAASELVANSLQHGTPPMRLGLRRTDRRLIIEVTDGDDHLPRRRRAEPADESGRGISIVATIASSWGSRRTPGGGKAVWCEFALPQ